A portion of the Eubacterium maltosivorans genome contains these proteins:
- a CDS encoding non-ribosomal peptide synthetase, whose protein sequence is MIKQYPITHPQKRILYTELINSTPGSYNFVGTMLFPEGNTERIKAAVRSAMTETPNFFLRFHMEENGELSFYREITEVKIEECGDCAISIHHFNSLENTTLYHFLIAHTPEGDSLRMSFHHALCDGTGLDLFAQKVWSHYHDGVSKGLNDRPYEEYAACEMDYLKSKAFETDKSYWSSKLKDTADFDCEPKSSSDFTLGYQSFNLSDILKNKIRAFAAAQDEHISSFLLALAAASLFLAKRNHKNGILINLGESGRRYLESFSETTGMFVSLVPLKLTFDAEDTFMALLKKTKNTFKEALSHSKYPYDLLVQDMAESGIDLENISSVSIVANSNNPDSHLTKSIAAESCDRALTIRINPDVLGHDTFECFAFEYQTACYTKEAITKMGEALMSLIENLVDHADWPFKDITIDPNALLPMEDHSVVADADEIARLDRFNNTKVSYDSTKTVVDLFRAQARKTPEAECVVYMNWHYSYAEVDHLSDNLARAIAAKNLGAGDIVSILIPRCEYMAIASLGVLKAGCAYQPLDPDYPEERLSFMMADASVKLLIADADLLKKVPKYQGDTLCIHDIPTLTEDLPLPKEPTHENLFILLYTSGSTGTPKGCMLTHENIANFCRWYHRYYNLTEKDRVAAYASFGFDASMMDTWPALTRGAAMYIIPEEIRLDLLSLNDYFVANDITNAFITTQVGRQFATCIEETSLRNLSVGGETLVPCEPPESYSLHNLYGPTECTILCTAGLVDRLYEKSVPIGGPIDNTKLYVVDAKLRRVPIGVPGELCIAGAPVSRGYLGRESLSAEKFIQNPFDDDPAYSRMYRTGDVVKWLEDGRILFVGREDGQVKIRGFRIELTEIEQKIREYPGIKDATLIACDEENGGKYVAAYVVSDETIDIEDLNAFISAEKPDYMVPAVIMQIDAIPLTPNLKVDKKALPKPVRSFDEIVLPQTPTQEKIHAILAEVIGDSGFGIETDIYKAGLTSIGAVKLGILFSKTFGLKMNTQDFKKYNTVAKLETYIDIAGSIQSGQKAHKELEAYPLTQTQMGIYLECLKNPDSCVYNIPLFCTFSKAIDAQRLGDALTRAIDAHPYLKTRLQITGEDILLKRRDSDPALVKRTRMKASELEDYCSQLVKPFNFEHGLYRSEIIETEESVSLFIDVHHLIFDGTSAMVLLQEINRAYTGKDPAGESYTSFDLALDEKQEREGTAYSEARDFYHNIFGAMETNARLDYDKPENNTPETDAFDIDMGTLLRDEVQSYCIKHRITPNVFFTGAFGFTLAQFKNQTESAFCTIYNGRSDSRTAESVGMLVKTMPVYCNLETPNTVESYLKAVKKHLLALMDHDIYSFGEISRELGISADILFAYQGSDFNTFTLDAESVPIVPLALSETKAPLSVDIYDADPGYIIKAEYRHDLYESITISRFLKAYEEVCKSLLTAETFKDIRLISDEDKNRIAVFNDTEIPIDTPLIPEQLQAVADANPDKTALISCGERLTFKELNDATNRIANALIKLGVEPEDIVAVLLTRTKYAYMARQGILKSGGAFLCTDPEYPDDRIRFTLEDSQAKFLITTKALAEKRQAVCENTACTLLCIEDLLEEANTCFPQIDLKPSNLCYCIYTSGSTGTPKGVMIEHRNLRHYCHANPKNPEIMSYIDHSTVSLSFAALTFDVSILEEYVPLTQGITVCMANENEIHNPLAMRDLLIENKVDTFTATPSYLGNIVDIPEMADALSRIRSFNVGAENFPLSLYDKLRAVSPEAHIYNGYGPSETTIGCTFIEMTGENITIGRPMSNIKCYIYNRYGQEMPIGVPGELIIAGDGVGRGYVGRPDLTEKSFFRIGNLKAYHSGDLAAWDIDGKLPFFGRLDNQVKLRGLRVELDEVEAAINSYEGVKSSIVQVRGKDDGQFLCGFFTADHTVDINSLTAHLKSTLTHYMVPGVLVQLDKMPLTSNGKINKKALPEITYSAAEHEYIAPQNEAEAAICSMMAEVLKCDKVGATDDFFEIGGTSLSASRLAMLAANRGINFVYQDIFKYSTPQGLAAFSQNKSDTAPAAVETDPIADYDYQTIGKLLEKNAIDNLSLLNREPLGDILITGATGFLGIHVLQAFLTKYTGKVWCLIRKGDADSLEERMRTMLMYYFDDTFDEAFGTRLFLIEGDITDADQVNALSNVPFSVLINCAASVKHFAADDSLKRINTEGVKHLISLCEKTRRKLVQISTVSIAGDSLNNSIPSDRKIMENDLYFGQTITNQYIESKFLAEQAVLEASTRGLRAKIMRVGNLMSRAADGEFQINFITNGFMRQLKGYATLHQYPLESMNLPVEFSPIDVTAQTILALAETGDIFTVFHPYNNHTVFMSDVVEVMNQCGFDIKVTDAATYEATLRQAMADPAKADKVAGLIAYLSSDTENVQIPIDCNNCFTSEVLCRLYQKWPITDNAYIKRAIQELEALGFFDV, encoded by the coding sequence ATGATAAAACAATACCCCATCACACATCCTCAAAAACGTATTTTATACACCGAGCTAATCAATAGCACCCCAGGCAGCTACAATTTTGTGGGAACCATGCTCTTTCCAGAGGGTAACACAGAACGCATTAAAGCCGCTGTGCGATCTGCCATGACAGAAACTCCTAACTTTTTTCTCCGATTCCATATGGAGGAAAATGGCGAACTAAGCTTTTATCGGGAGATCACAGAGGTTAAAATCGAAGAATGCGGTGACTGCGCTATTTCGATTCATCATTTTAACAGTCTGGAAAATACCACACTTTATCATTTTCTTATTGCCCACACACCCGAAGGCGACTCTTTGCGTATGTCTTTTCATCACGCGTTATGTGATGGCACTGGTCTGGACTTGTTCGCTCAAAAGGTCTGGAGTCATTATCACGATGGCGTTAGTAAAGGTTTAAACGACCGTCCCTATGAGGAATACGCTGCCTGCGAAATGGATTATCTGAAATCCAAAGCTTTTGAAACAGACAAAAGCTATTGGTCATCCAAGCTGAAAGATACCGCTGACTTTGACTGTGAACCCAAAAGCAGCTCTGACTTTACGCTCGGTTATCAAAGCTTCAATCTTTCCGACATCCTTAAAAATAAAATACGCGCCTTTGCCGCCGCGCAGGATGAGCATATCTCATCATTTCTTCTGGCACTGGCCGCAGCGAGCCTTTTTCTCGCTAAACGCAACCATAAAAACGGCATACTGATAAACCTTGGCGAAAGTGGCCGCCGCTACCTTGAAAGCTTTTCTGAAACCACAGGTATGTTTGTAAGCCTTGTACCCTTAAAACTGACTTTTGACGCAGAGGATACTTTTATGGCTTTACTTAAAAAGACTAAAAATACCTTTAAAGAAGCTTTGTCCCACAGTAAATACCCATACGATCTTCTGGTACAGGATATGGCAGAGTCCGGCATTGATCTAGAGAACATTTCTTCCGTCTCCATTGTGGCAAACTCCAACAATCCCGACAGTCACCTTACAAAATCCATTGCCGCAGAATCCTGTGACCGTGCCCTTACCATCCGTATCAACCCAGATGTATTGGGACATGATACCTTTGAGTGCTTCGCCTTTGAGTATCAGACCGCTTGCTACACTAAAGAAGCCATCACAAAAATGGGTGAAGCGCTGATGTCCTTGATCGAAAACCTCGTAGACCATGCCGACTGGCCCTTTAAGGATATTACCATCGATCCCAACGCTCTTTTGCCTATGGAGGATCACTCCGTTGTGGCTGATGCCGACGAAATTGCCCGTCTCGACCGCTTTAACAACACCAAAGTCTCCTATGACTCCACAAAAACCGTGGTCGATCTTTTTAGAGCCCAAGCCCGGAAAACCCCCGAGGCGGAGTGCGTCGTTTATATGAATTGGCATTATTCCTACGCCGAAGTCGACCATCTTTCGGACAACCTTGCCCGTGCCATCGCGGCCAAAAACCTTGGTGCCGGAGACATCGTATCCATCCTCATTCCACGGTGTGAGTATATGGCCATTGCTTCACTTGGAGTATTAAAGGCCGGCTGCGCCTACCAGCCCCTCGACCCTGACTATCCAGAGGAAAGACTTTCCTTTATGATGGCTGACGCCAGTGTAAAACTTCTTATCGCCGATGCCGATCTGCTTAAAAAAGTACCGAAATACCAGGGCGATACGCTATGTATCCATGATATTCCCACACTGACTGAGGATTTGCCCCTGCCCAAAGAGCCAACACACGAGAATCTATTCATACTCCTCTATACCTCTGGCTCCACCGGCACCCCTAAAGGCTGTATGCTCACCCATGAAAATATTGCCAATTTCTGCCGCTGGTACCACCGCTACTATAATCTCACCGAGAAAGATCGGGTGGCCGCCTATGCCAGCTTCGGCTTTGACGCATCCATGATGGACACCTGGCCTGCCCTTACACGCGGCGCTGCCATGTATATCATCCCCGAGGAAATTCGACTGGATCTGCTGTCCCTTAACGACTATTTTGTAGCAAATGACATTACCAACGCCTTCATAACTACCCAGGTAGGCCGCCAGTTTGCCACCTGTATTGAAGAAACCAGCCTGCGTAATTTAAGCGTCGGCGGTGAAACCCTAGTCCCCTGCGAGCCGCCAGAATCCTACTCCCTTCACAATCTCTACGGCCCCACCGAATGTACCATTCTTTGCACCGCAGGCCTGGTTGACCGTCTATATGAAAAATCTGTCCCCATTGGCGGTCCGATAGACAACACCAAGCTTTATGTTGTGGACGCCAAGCTTCGCAGAGTTCCCATAGGCGTACCAGGCGAGCTGTGCATCGCCGGAGCACCTGTCTCCAGAGGTTATCTGGGCCGCGAAAGCCTGTCGGCAGAAAAGTTTATTCAAAACCCCTTCGACGATGATCCCGCTTACAGCCGTATGTACCGTACCGGCGATGTGGTCAAGTGGCTGGAGGACGGCCGCATCCTCTTTGTCGGCCGGGAAGATGGTCAGGTAAAAATCCGTGGTTTTCGGATTGAGCTGACTGAAATCGAACAAAAAATAAGAGAATATCCAGGCATTAAAGATGCCACGCTCATTGCCTGTGACGAAGAAAATGGCGGAAAATATGTGGCCGCCTACGTCGTTTCAGACGAAACCATCGACATTGAGGATCTTAACGCCTTCATATCAGCGGAAAAACCGGATTACATGGTTCCTGCGGTAATCATGCAGATTGACGCCATCCCTCTGACCCCAAATTTAAAGGTGGATAAAAAAGCCCTGCCCAAACCGGTTCGCAGCTTTGACGAGATTGTCCTGCCCCAAACGCCCACGCAGGAAAAAATTCACGCCATTTTGGCAGAAGTCATCGGCGATTCTGGCTTTGGCATTGAAACAGATATTTACAAGGCAGGCCTTACTTCCATCGGCGCGGTTAAGCTCGGTATTCTGTTCTCCAAGACCTTTGGTCTTAAAATGAACACACAGGATTTCAAAAAATACAATACCGTCGCAAAACTGGAAACCTACATCGACATCGCTGGAAGCATACAGTCCGGTCAAAAGGCTCATAAAGAGCTTGAAGCCTATCCGCTGACTCAAACACAGATGGGCATTTATCTGGAATGCCTGAAAAATCCAGATTCCTGCGTCTATAACATTCCGCTGTTCTGCACCTTTTCAAAAGCAATTGACGCACAACGTTTAGGCGACGCGCTGACCCGCGCCATCGACGCGCATCCCTACCTTAAAACTCGTCTCCAGATTACTGGCGAGGACATTTTACTGAAGCGCCGGGACAGCGACCCTGCCCTGGTAAAACGTACTCGGATGAAGGCTTCAGAACTTGAGGATTATTGCAGTCAGCTGGTAAAACCCTTTAATTTTGAACACGGCCTCTATCGTTCGGAAATTATCGAAACCGAAGAAAGCGTCAGTCTTTTCATCGACGTGCATCATCTGATTTTTGACGGAACCTCCGCCATGGTGCTGCTTCAGGAAATCAATCGAGCTTACACCGGAAAAGACCCCGCTGGTGAATCCTACACTTCCTTTGATTTAGCGCTGGATGAAAAGCAGGAACGGGAAGGTACAGCCTACAGCGAAGCCAGAGACTTTTATCACAACATTTTTGGCGCCATGGAAACAAACGCCCGCCTGGATTATGATAAACCCGAAAACAACACCCCAGAAACCGATGCCTTTGACATTGATATGGGTACTCTTTTAAGAGATGAAGTCCAGTCCTACTGTATAAAACACCGGATTACTCCCAATGTCTTTTTTACCGGTGCCTTTGGCTTCACCCTGGCTCAATTTAAAAACCAGACAGAATCTGCCTTTTGCACCATTTACAATGGCCGCAGTGACTCCCGCACCGCAGAATCAGTCGGTATGCTGGTCAAAACCATGCCGGTTTATTGTAATCTGGAAACGCCCAATACTGTGGAAAGTTACCTGAAAGCTGTTAAGAAACATCTCCTTGCACTCATGGATCATGATATTTATTCCTTTGGGGAAATCAGCCGGGAGCTTGGTATTTCAGCAGATATTCTTTTTGCGTATCAGGGAAGTGACTTCAACACCTTTACTCTGGATGCCGAAAGTGTTCCCATTGTTCCATTGGCTCTTTCTGAAACTAAAGCGCCTCTTTCAGTAGATATCTATGATGCTGATCCGGGATACATTATAAAGGCAGAGTACCGCCATGATCTGTATGAAAGCATAACAATATCCCGATTTTTAAAGGCCTATGAAGAAGTCTGTAAAAGCTTGCTGACGGCCGAAACCTTTAAGGATATTCGTCTGATCAGCGATGAGGATAAAAATAGAATCGCGGTGTTTAATGACACTGAAATCCCCATTGATACCCCTCTTATCCCAGAACAGCTGCAGGCCGTTGCCGATGCCAATCCTGATAAAACGGCCCTCATCAGCTGTGGTGAGCGCTTAACTTTCAAAGAACTGAATGATGCCACCAACCGAATTGCCAACGCGCTTATTAAGCTGGGCGTCGAGCCAGAAGACATTGTAGCGGTCCTTCTCACCCGCACCAAGTATGCCTACATGGCGCGACAGGGTATCTTAAAATCCGGCGGTGCCTTTTTATGCACAGATCCTGAATATCCTGATGACCGTATCCGTTTTACCCTTGAGGACAGCCAGGCTAAATTCCTCATTACGACGAAAGCCCTTGCCGAAAAACGACAGGCAGTCTGTGAAAATACAGCCTGTACTTTACTCTGCATTGAGGACTTGCTTGAGGAGGCTAACACCTGTTTTCCGCAGATTGACCTTAAACCCTCAAATTTATGCTATTGTATTTATACCTCTGGATCTACTGGCACACCCAAAGGCGTCATGATTGAGCACCGCAATCTGCGCCATTACTGTCACGCTAATCCAAAAAATCCAGAGATTATGTCCTACATCGATCACAGCACGGTTTCTCTGTCCTTTGCTGCTCTGACCTTTGATGTGTCAATTCTTGAGGAATATGTTCCGCTTACCCAGGGGATCACGGTGTGTATGGCCAATGAAAATGAAATTCATAATCCGCTGGCCATGCGGGATCTGCTCATAGAAAACAAAGTAGATACCTTTACAGCAACCCCGTCCTACCTTGGCAACATCGTGGATATTCCAGAAATGGCGGATGCGCTGTCCCGGATTCGCAGCTTTAACGTCGGCGCGGAAAACTTCCCTCTGTCCCTTTACGACAAACTGCGGGCTGTCAGTCCAGAAGCCCACATTTATAACGGCTACGGACCGTCAGAAACCACCATCGGCTGTACTTTTATTGAAATGACTGGTGAAAACATCACAATCGGCCGTCCTATGAGCAATATCAAATGCTATATTTACAATCGCTATGGACAGGAAATGCCCATTGGCGTTCCGGGCGAGCTCATTATTGCCGGCGATGGTGTTGGACGCGGTTACGTTGGACGCCCAGACCTCACAGAAAAAAGCTTTTTCCGCATTGGCAACCTGAAAGCCTATCACTCCGGCGATTTAGCTGCCTGGGATATTGATGGCAAACTTCCCTTCTTTGGACGGCTAGACAATCAAGTCAAACTGAGGGGACTCAGGGTGGAGCTAGATGAGGTTGAAGCTGCCATCAACAGCTATGAAGGTGTTAAATCCAGTATTGTTCAGGTTCGCGGAAAGGATGACGGCCAGTTTCTCTGTGGCTTTTTTACTGCGGATCACACAGTTGACATTAACAGTCTCACTGCTCATTTAAAGAGTACCCTGACCCACTATATGGTGCCTGGCGTTCTTGTGCAGCTGGATAAGATGCCTTTAACCTCCAATGGTAAAATCAACAAAAAAGCCTTGCCTGAGATTACTTACAGCGCCGCAGAGCATGAGTACATCGCGCCGCAAAATGAAGCAGAAGCCGCCATCTGCAGTATGATGGCCGAAGTTCTTAAATGTGACAAGGTTGGCGCCACCGATGATTTCTTTGAAATTGGCGGTACTTCTCTCAGCGCCTCCCGCCTTGCTATGCTGGCCGCTAATAGAGGGATTAACTTCGTGTATCAGGATATTTTTAAGTATTCCACCCCTCAGGGTCTGGCCGCCTTCTCACAAAACAAAAGTGATACAGCCCCTGCCGCTGTTGAGACTGACCCGATCGCCGATTATGACTATCAGACCATCGGCAAACTTTTAGAAAAGAATGCCATTGATAATCTTTCGCTGCTTAACAGGGAACCATTGGGCGATATTCTCATTACCGGCGCAACAGGCTTTTTGGGCATCCATGTGCTCCAGGCTTTTCTGACAAAATACACCGGCAAAGTATGGTGCCTTATTCGCAAGGGAGACGCGGACAGCCTGGAAGAACGTATGCGCACCATGCTTATGTACTACTTTGATGACACCTTTGACGAAGCTTTCGGTACACGACTGTTTCTTATTGAAGGCGATATCACCGACGCTGACCAGGTCAATGCTCTTAGCAATGTTCCCTTCTCTGTTCTGATTAACTGTGCGGCCAGCGTTAAGCATTTCGCGGCAGACGACAGCTTAAAACGTATTAACACCGAAGGTGTCAAACACCTCATCAGTCTCTGTGAAAAAACAAGGCGCAAGCTTGTCCAAATTTCAACCGTCAGCATTGCCGGTGACAGCTTGAACAACAGTATTCCCAGTGATCGAAAAATCATGGAAAATGATCTTTATTTTGGTCAGACCATCACCAATCAGTACATCGAAAGCAAGTTTTTAGCAGAGCAGGCCGTCCTTGAGGCTTCGACGAGAGGTTTGCGGGCCAAAATCATGCGAGTGGGCAATCTTATGAGCCGCGCGGCCGATGGCGAATTCCAGATAAATTTTATCACCAATGGCTTTATGCGCCAGCTTAAGGGCTATGCCACCCTGCACCAATACCCCCTGGAGAGTATGAATCTGCCGGTGGAATTTTCCCCCATTGATGTTACCGCCCAAACTATTTTGGCCCTTGCCGAAACCGGTGATATTTTTACGGTTTTCCACCCTTACAACAACCATACGGTCTTTATGTCCGATGTGGTGGAAGTCATGAACCAGTGCGGCTTTGACATTAAAGTCACCGATGCCGCCACCTACGAAGCAACCCTTCGCCAGGCCATGGCCGATCCCGCTAAAGCCGATAAGGTAGCTGGCCTCATTGCCTATCTGAGCAGTGATACGGAAAACGTGCAGATTCCCATTGACTGCAACAATTGCTTTACCTCTGAGGTGCTGTGCCGTCTTTACCAGAAATGGCCCATCACCGACAATGCCTACATCAAACGGGCGATTCAGGAGCTTGAAGCCCTTGGCTTCTTTGACGTATGA
- a CDS encoding ATP-binding protein, with product MNRCNVTATPSGLQTLLSFTEAWLSDTGIRPEMQYDILIIVEELGANIVSYAYDEIPGKIALSLELLNDGTVLKLTLSDTGRPFNPLDSDDPKLSEFIEERPVGGLGIFMIKSLADKLKYEYNNKQNQIIIEKRLT from the coding sequence ATGAATCGCTGTAATGTCACCGCTACACCTTCAGGATTGCAAACGCTTTTATCTTTTACTGAAGCCTGGCTTTCAGATACCGGTATCAGACCAGAAATGCAATATGACATTTTGATTATTGTGGAGGAGCTTGGAGCTAATATTGTCAGCTACGCTTATGATGAAATACCGGGGAAGATTGCTCTGTCCCTCGAATTACTCAATGACGGCACTGTTCTGAAGCTTACCCTTTCGGATACCGGGAGGCCCTTCAACCCTCTTGACTCCGACGATCCTAAACTTTCGGAATTCATTGAAGAACGGCCTGTCGGCGGCCTTGGCATTTTTATGATCAAGTCTCTGGCCGACAAATTGAAATATGAATACAACAATAAACAAAACCAGATTATCATAGAAAAGAGGTTAACATGA
- a CDS encoding STAS domain-containing protein: MTITTTIQEKTLYAALEGRIDTISGPQLEQELSGAIDNIDTLVLNLEKIDYVSSAGIRAMLSLHKKMAAKKGSMKLQNLNNSVLSVLKMTKLDSIFCVE; this comes from the coding sequence ATGACCATAACAACCACGATACAGGAAAAAACGCTATACGCTGCCCTTGAAGGCAGAATCGATACCATCAGCGGCCCACAATTGGAGCAGGAGCTTTCAGGAGCTATTGACAATATAGATACTTTAGTTTTAAATTTAGAAAAAATCGACTATGTTTCCAGCGCGGGTATCCGAGCTATGCTGAGTCTCCACAAAAAAATGGCTGCAAAAAAGGGAAGCATGAAGCTTCAAAATCTAAACAACAGCGTTCTGTCTGTGTTAAAAATGACAAAACTTGACAGCATTTTTTGTGTGGAATAA